The Acidimicrobiia bacterium region TGCAACGCTTCCTTGACCTCGCAGGCCATCGGGGTGAGCTCGCTGCGGCTTCAGCCGATGCCGGCTACGCCGATCAGTCGCACTTGACCCGCGAGGTGCGCGCCCTGAGCGGGCTCACCCCAGCGCGCCTGCTCGCCGACCGAGCTCGTCCGACACGCTCGAATTAGCACGCGAATTCGTACGTCCTCCGGTGCGTCGCCTGCGACCCGCACCAACAATGGCGGACCGGCACTGATCACACCCAGATTCACCGGGTAGCACCGCTGCCCGATCCTGGAGTGCAGCGTGCCGAGGTGGCACTTCTCCACCCAGGCGTGCAAGGACACCCGACCTCCTCACTACAAGCGGCAGCGCCCGATCACCTGGCGATCACAGCCACGAGAACGACGCTGCCCCTCGCTAGCTGGCTCCGTATCCTTATCGTCGCTCGCCGAGTGGCATTTCCGACCTGGAGGCACGCGATGGGACACAAGGCAAGCGTGGAGCTCGTGCTCGACTGTGCAGAGCCGAAGAGGCTCGTGAAGTTCTGGCGCGAGGCGCTCGGCTATCACGACTACTACACGGATGCGAATTTGGCTGTGCTCGTTCCCAAAGAAGGGGTCGCTTCACCGCTCCTTCTTCAGGGCGTACCCGAACCCAAAGCCGGCAAGAACCGCATGCACCTCGACATTGTGGTCGACGACATCGAAGCCGAGATCCACCGGCTGCAGGGACTCGGCGCTCATC contains the following coding sequences:
- a CDS encoding VOC family protein, giving the protein MELVLDCAEPKRLVKFWREALGYHDYYTDANLAVLVPKEGVASPLLLQGVPEPKAGKNRMHLDIVVDDIEAEIHRLQGLGAHRIDEGVQSFGETRWVRMSDPEQNEFCVSTGVEW